The nucleotide sequence CATCTTGCTATCATCTTTATTATATCATGCCGCGTACGTAGAAGTGCCATTAGTTGCTTGTGGAGGAACGAGCTCGGAAACAGGTGTATCCTCCCTCATCCAAGCTGCAATTGTGTTGCGTACAGCCGTTAAGTCAGCATCATCCGCCACATAATACCACAGATTTTGTTGACCCATCCGCTTGCCTTCACCCTTAAGTGTATAACTGCTAATCGTATGCCCGGTCTCTAAAAATGATTTTGTCAGGTCGCTGAGCGATGTGGGTGCAAGATCTGTCTTGAAATTATCACCTATCACGCCTAATAGATCAGGAATCTTCGTCCATTGTCCTAATGAAGCCGCTTTATGAATAAGTGCATCTATGAAAATACGGTTGCGTTCTGTACGAGACATATCTCCACCGGCATCCTCACGATAACGAACGTAGTTCAACGCGTCCACACCATCATACAAATCCTGATTCGCTCTAATTGTGAACTTCTCATGCGCTGCATCTTTATTCACGATATCATCTGTAATTGGAAGCGAGATCCCTCCCAACGTATCTACCACCTGCTTAAATCCTTGGAAGTTAATCGATGCATAATGGTCTACCTTTGCATCCAATAGTGCCTCAACACTATCAACTGCCATCTCTGGACCGCCAAACACATAAGCATGTGTAATTTTATCTTTCTTATCTTTACCTACAATGTCTGCATACGTATCACGAGGAATGGACACCATTAACACCCTTCCATCCTTCGGTCTAATAACCGTATAGATTAATGTATCCGAACGCCCTCGCTCGTTACCACGTGCATCTACACCCATTAACAGCACACTGAATGGCTTAGTTACTTGCTGCTCTGTGTCTGCTCGATTCTCTAAAGGTACAAAGGAATCTTGTAGACGCTGCTCCACCTTATCTGCCAAAAATAAATCATATCCTAATGAAGCTAGCGCCCCACGATTGGAATAAATCACA is from Candidatus Cohnella colombiensis and encodes:
- a CDS encoding LCP family protein → MVKSRSKGRRLKWILGISLALLVLASGVIYSNRGALASLGYDLFLADKVEQRLQDSFVPLENRADTEQQVTKPFSVLLMGVDARGNERGRSDTLIYTVIRPKDGRVLMVSIPRDTYADIVGKDKKDKITHAYVFGGPEMAVDSVEALLDAKVDHYASINFQGFKQVVDTLGGISLPITDDIVNKDAAHEKFTIRANQDLYDGVDALNYVRYREDAGGDMSRTERNRIFIDALIHKAASLGQWTKIPDLLGVIGDNFKTDLAPTSLSDLTKSFLETGHTISSYTLKGEGKRMGQQNLWYYVADDADLTAVRNTIAAWMREDTPVSELVPPQATNGTSTYAA